The genomic interval CACTACCACCTACCAGTGCAGCCGTCAGGGCCTCAAGGGTGGCAGCTTCTTTCTTGTTCTCCCAAAGGGATGGCAACTCCACAGAAGGGATGTTGGTTCCTCTTCCAACAAAGCTGCCTCCTTCTGTTCCAGCATCCATCTTTGGTACCCTTTCCACTGGCGGTTTCGTCAAACTAAATCCGGACTCTTGTGTTGCACTCAGGAGTTTCATTCCTCCACCTTCTGCGGAAACAGAGCAGATAGCTGGATCTTTTCCTGATCCGGCATCTGGTGTGAGAAGTTGATCGGATGGAGGTCGTttacttctcttcctcttctccctggtTTCATCACCCGCTTTTATCAAAAGGGAAGCCTCTACCATAGCCTCTGTACCTTCAAGATTTGTCAAATTTACTTGCAGCTCCTGCTGATCCTTCTGGTCACCTTTGTTGGCATCCTTAGGTATTTCAGGAGGAAACGGTTGCTCCTTGCTTAGCTCACCAACCAACCTGCCTTCTAGGAAGGGGCACCCCAATCCTTGAACTGCTTCCTCAGGACTGACAGATGGAGCAAAGGGTTCAAAAAAGCGTGCTGCATCCTCCTCCCAATGCACCTGATGCCCTGGGGGAAGGCTCTTGATATTTCTGTTTTCATCCACAAACTCTGTTTCTCCCACAGGATATGCCAGTCCAGGCCCTTTGCTTGGTTCTGCCTTTGCTTGAAGAGCAATGGACTGCATGGGGCTGCTTACAGCCTTTTTGTTTTTCCGGTCACTGTCCCGTTTCGTGGGTCTTGAGGTGGGATCCTGCTTATTTGCAACTTCTGAACCAcctgctcttccttcctttttgcttcTAGGTGAAGAGCATTCTTTCAATTTGGCCTCCCTCTCAGCTTCCAAAACTATACCTGCTTCCTCCTTGGCtcctaaaacaaaatatttttccaaaCAAGGCTCATCttttctgctttcctccttttttgccaCTACAGGCAGTTCACCAAAAGACACAACAGGGGCTGGACCAGCAGTGTTTGCCTCCTTTAAGCGATGATCTAATCCTTTGGTCTTGCCTTCCTCAGTTGTAGCCATCTCATGATACACAGTAGCCGGCCTAACCAGCTCTGGCTTTGCCTCCAAAATGCTATGAACTTGGGGACCTTGCccttcactgttcagcttctTTGGCTCTTCTGCCACTAACTCAGGGTGCAATGTCAGGGGGTCTATTACATTCTCCACATCATACTTTTGCTTGCCTTCCTGCCCTTTATCAGTGAAAGGTGCCGCTTTGGTTTTAGACATCAACTCTGACTCCGAATTGAGCCTTTCCCGATTGGAGGCGGGCAGCTGCTCAGAAGGACTGCTGTCTGTAGCTATGCTCAAGTCCTCAgtcttctttcctccatctttttctgtctgttttgCAGCAGGAAGCTGTGCATGACTGCTTCCTAATTGTTCCAGAAATGGGGCACCCCCAGATACTTGGTCTTTAGCAGCAGAACTGATGTCTTTAGTTATCTCAGAACTCTTGGTGGGCTTGCTCATACCAGACGTCTCCAGGAGGAATGGCTGTTCTGGGGGGCTTTTCTCAGACTTCTTGCTTTTCCCATCACTGCTCCTCTTTTTGGGTTTGCTTTCTGGCAACAGTGATGTAGGGTCTGGGATGGTGGGACTCTCTAAAGCATGAAGCCCCTTGCCTGTGTCCAATGCAACAGTTCCCTTTGCCTGGGCAACCGCCTCAAGAAGTGCAGGATGGTCAGCTTCTTTAACTGGTGCTTCCAAAATAAAGGGGTATGCTGAGAGAGGGAAGTCAACCCTGTCAATAGATCTAGTGGAAGCCTTCGACACCTTTTCCATCCCAGGCGCTGTTGCAATGTTTTGCAGCTTTGCCATATCTCCAGAGGTTTCCAAAGACTGGCTGGCAGTGAAGGGGTCAGTCCCTGCTCTCCTGTGGTCTGTTCTCTCTCTAGCATGTTCAGGACTGCCCCCTTCAGTTTGAAGGTGCCCTGAGCTATTCCCTGCTTCCAGGAAAAATTGGGCTCTCCTGCTTTTCCCTTCACTACTTCTTTTCTTGGGTTTCTCTGCCAGCCCTCCAGAGCCAAGAACTGTTTTATTTTCCACCACATTGGAGAAGCCTGCCTCTATGCTTCTGGCTGCCCATTCAGATTCTTCAGCACTTGGTGCCTTTCTGGAATCGGCCTTGCCCTCCAAAAGGAGCGGCTGATGATTTTTAGTTCTCTTGCTTTTCCCATCATTGCCCCTCTTTTTGGGCTGGTCATTCCCTAGCTTGGGCAAAGGCCCAGGTGGTTGGTCCAAAGGACAGGAGCAGGCTCCCTTGTTCATATCAGTGAAAGGTGCTTTCGGGCTGTCAATGGGCTGTGCAGGAAGAAGGGGTTTTGCTGGGCTGGACTGAGTTTCCAAGGAAGGGAGAGTTTCTGCTGGACCTAACTCAAGCTTTTCACTTGCATTTGCTGACAAAAGCACCTCAGTGGGGCCTGACTCTGGCAGAGGCTCTGAAGCAACAAGGCGTCTGTCCTTGCCTTTATCAGAGGAACCTCCTCCTTTGGTTGTCTCAATGGTCTGGGCTTCAGCAAGGGATTTGGCAACTTCTTTGCCAATCCCTtcattcttttcctctttcttcggCTTCATGGCCAAGCCTTCCCCACAAAGAGCTGGGGCCACCTTCTGACTTGTAACCGGAGGCATTGCAGACCTGACCTCAACTTCTCTGCTTACCATGGCTCTGGGTTTCAAATCAGAGCAGAGGTCCTTGAGAGGCGGTCTCCCTGACTCCATGCTTTTCACTTCCACAGAGCTGGCCTGCACTGGTGGAGAGGTAGGGCTTCTTTGCTTATTCTGCTGTGCTTGGTGTTTCCGCTCCTCTTCAGAAGATTCCCCCCATTTGCTTTTCAACAGCAACATTAAGCTGTCATCACTCATCACTTCCACTCCGCCGAAGTCTCCTGCTTTTGCATCCAGCCCTAGTTGAGAGGGGCCTTCCATCTGCAGGGTAGGTTTTCCTTTTGCAGGAACAGAGGTGAGGCTCTGAACATCTCTGAGCACTGAAGATGCCTCCTTCCCAAGAATTTCTGTGGAAGCGCTGAAGAATCCCTTCATGCTCTCATGGGGCTCAGGCAGAGGGAGCTCAGCTTTGTGGGGTTCAGGTGCACATGGAGCTTGCAGCCTTTCAGAGTTGCTGTCCATGATCTCTGCCACCCTCACCTGCTGGCTCCtcttttgttttggcttctttttcttcttcttcaatgcTGCCGAAGTTTCCAAGTCCCAGCCCTCCCTCAAAACGGGGACCTCTCCAAACTCAAATGGCTGGCTAGCTGCCTTCCTTGTAGAAGCTTTGCTGCGAGGGGATGTCCCAGCAATATAGCCATACTCTGCCATGGAAAAGGGATCTTCTCCTCCTCGGTCTTGACTCTTCTGAGCTGGGAAACCTACAAGAAGTTCTTCAGGGGCATCTGATGCAGTCACTCGGGCAGGTTTTGTTCTGCTGAACCTGTGGTGGTCACTGGATTTGTTAGCTTGTCTTATTTGGGCAGGAGGGAGACCTGGAATACAGGAAGTTTGCTCAAGTACCAGAGCAATTCCTCACCAAGAGTAACTGCATTAAGAGCCCCATGGTCCACAGCAGCATGGACAATGCCATTTATGCCCCCCCCACAAGCTACAGCCCTCCCCCCAGAGCACTCTGAAAGACTCCTATTCATTCAAAATGGTGACCAAAAGCAACGTTATGGCACTTCCTGTAGCCATTTTGAGAACTAGTCCAATAAAAACAGAGACACTTGTGGGTGCTAAGATGCTTTATGGGGCTGGGCATGTTTTTACATGCTTTGTAGGCTCTCTGTGCAAGTCTGGGGCAAAACCCAACAAAAATAACACcgaaatctttcttttaaaacagggaGTTGGGGGTTTCAAAGGCCACAGAAGGGAGCCACAGGCAGCCTTTTACTCCCTCCTGACAAAGGCAACCTGAAGAAGCATTAACTCCCACCTTATCATTTGGGCGGATGGGAAAGGTATTAACTCATTGTATTTTACACTTCATCTCTCTCTGCTAGTACCAATATATCACACAATATGGCCAAAAAGTCTGAAGAGTTTTTCTACAAAATAAATTCAAGGAACTGCTTTACTGCTCAAAGACAGGAGCCCTTAAAGCTTTTCTAAAATTACTTTCGGGGTCCATTTTGTCTTTTCCCTTAGGAACAATAGGCCAAGTACATAGGGAAGAACTCAAGAAATAGACAACTTTTCTTACAGGAAGTGAAGATGCCAGTGAATAAAGACAGGGCAGAAGGTGGGCACAAGTGGATAGAAAAACCTGATAGGCAGGGACATAATGATAAAAGGGACAACCCCTATAGCCGTGGTAATAGGAATCAATGGCTGTGGTTGGactcaaaatgtttatttttcaatgTACAGACCCCAAAGCCTTCTCTGTCTGCAATTCATCCTCCAGTTCAGCAGTGATAGCAATGTGTGTTTATCAGGGAAGATGGAGGACATACCAGAACTGTTCTCCCACTCAAATGCAAAGCAGTATTCTTAAAGGATCTTCTAAAAAACGATTGCTTTAATGGTCAATAACAAAAATTATACCAATGGCTCTCAGACATAGGAAGGAAAAATAGGATTACATAGCAAAAAGAGAAAGGATTTTAGGGAAGCTTGCCAGTGCCCTCGCTACCAAGGAAATGCTAGCCATCAAATAAGGGATGCCCACTTTGTaactggaaaaggggaaacaaatagAAAGAAGGGTGTGGAATGTGGCGATGCAGTTCCTTAAACGAACCACAGAAGATGGAGATTTGCCCCTTCGACAGAGGACAGAGAATCACTTTGCAGCAAGATGGAGTTGGAAAACACACGCTTTGAGATGGagctcctctctcccttctctatCACCCCTTACCTGCAGGTTCCAGGGTTCCTTTTCCTTGAATCAACTCCGCAGGCTGCACTGGGCAAGGCTCAGGCGTTTCCTTGGGCTTGGCTGCTTCAGCAAGAACAGAGGCTGGCTTTTCAGCCAGAGTTTCTTTAGCATCTGCTGGGGACACTCCTGGGGACACAGTTTCTTTTGATGGTACTAGAAACAAAAGGACAAAGAAGTCACAAGGAATTTCTCTGCAGCTTGTCCCAATGGTCAAAATCACAAAGCCAAGACGAGCAAGAGTCTGTTTCTCAGCTGCACCCTGACTCCTGGCTCATAGAAGATCCTAGAAAGACTGCTGACATGGGCCCAGTAAGCAAAGGGACTGTGGTGTCTTTTTCTAGAACCCTGTGTCTCAAATTAAGACCCTAAATATGTCTGTGACAGGGGCAGATAGAAGGTCTCCATAACTTCACCACTAACCTCCCCTCCTCTCATATAAACTGCTAGGGCTTTGCCTTGCCTCTACCATCCCATGAGAGAGGCTGGCTCCAACTGAAAAGGTGGGGACTTTCCTAGCTgctagaagaagagagaaagaggctcCCCGCAGTAATTGAACATCTTCCCCATGGCCTTCCTTACCTGCAGGCTCTAGGAGATGTTCCACAGGTTTAGCTGGCAGtggctgcttctcctcctctggcTTCTCAGCAGATGCACTGGGAGCCTTCTTATTTGTCTCATCAGGTTTATCCAGCCTAGGAAACTGTTCTACAGATTGGCTGAGGGAGGTAGGTGTCTTAACCTCTTCTCTAGGAGATGCCTTGCTCTCTTCTGGTTTCTCTGGATGTTTGGGGTTAGAAGGTGATTTGCTCTCCTCTGGTTTCTCTGAATGTTTGGAGGCAGAAGGAGACTTGCTCTCCTCTGGTTTCTCTGGGTGTTTGGGGGCAGAAGGAGATTTGCTCTCCTCCGGTTTCTCTGGATGTTTGGGGGCAGAAGGAGACTTGCTCTCTTCTGATTTCTCTGGATGTTTGGGGTTAGAAGGTGATTTGCTTTCCTCTGGTTTCTCTGGGTATTTGGAGGCAGAAGGAGACTTGCTCTCTTCTGGTTTCTCTGGATGTTTGGGAACAGGAGATTTGGTCTCTTCTGGTTTCTCTGGATGTTTGGGGGCAGAAGGAGACTTGCTGTCTTCTGGTTTCTCTGGATGTTTGGGGGCAGACGGAGCCTTGTTCTCTTCCACTTTCTCTGCCTGTTTGGGAGGAAAAACCTTCACTTCTTCAGTTTTATGGGTAGAAGGTTTATCTGCCACCTCCTGCACTAACTGGGTGGGAGAGTCCTTGGTCTCACTGGCATTTTCTATGtgctgagcagcagcagcaggtttTGGTTCTTCTGCTGAGGGGCTAGGcagtttgctttcctttttctctgtAGACAAGGTGAGAGAGGGCTTACCGTCTTCTGCTTTTGGGCCAAGAGGCTGGGTTGCAGCTGCCTTTTCCTCTGCTTGCAGACTGAGGGGAGACTTAACCTCTTCCACCTTTTTACTGGAGGAAGTTTTGCTTGCTTCCTCTTTGCTGGGAGACTGgctgctttcttccttttccttgtgCTGGCCAGGCAAAGGCTTGCTCTCCCCTGGGTTTCCCAATGCAGAAGAACTGCCTGCACCTGGGGATGTTGTGTCCATGGTCTTTACTTTGGGTTCCTTAGTTGCAGCAGCTTCTGGAAAACCTgttccaaaaaagaagaaagagctgCTTTTTCCCATCTGCAGTATGTTCAGACACTGTCTGACCATTTACAGTTCCCTCTTGCCAAATCAGGTAACACCTAGAATCAGGGATATGTGGCCCACTCAATCCTTGCTGGGCTGCTCCTCAACCACCATCTTTCTGAAAGGAATCAGAATGCCAATGAACAGGCTGGCTAAAGGGAGTTATAGTCCCCAGACTATAACTATTCCTAAGCAGCTTCTGATTGGCAGCTCGACCTCATCCACCCAGATCCCTGGCATGTTGGAATGCTGCACCTGCAAGGACCCCTAGCACCATCAGCCTACAAGCCTTGGAGCAACAAGGGAAGAGAAGTCTGCAGGATGGAAAGGGATAGAAGAACTGGGGGAGGAGGGACGATGAGAATAAAGGAGGTAAGAAGGAGCATGGGGCAAAGATGAACAAAATATCATCCCAGCACCTCTTACTGACAATGCTGTGTCTTGTGGGTTCCCTCTAGCAGTGTTATTTGGCAACCAAACCACCACTTTACAGCAAGATCTAGAGGCCAAACCCTGAGAGAAATGCTtgagggagatgggtatgttgcCCTGAAGGAGGAAAAACTGAGAAGCgtgttagctgccttcaaatatctaaaggcCTCTCATGAGTGAAGAAGTAGCAAGCTTTTTCCAGCTGCTCTAGAGGACACAACCTAAACTAACAGAGTCAAACTGCAGGACAAGATTCTGAGAAACAAGAGGAAAACTGTAAAAACTGTCAGTGATAGAATAAACTACTTCTGGAGATGATGGACTCTAACTCATTGGCGATTTTTAACAGAGGTTGGACGTACATCTGTCAGTGACACTTTAGCTACACATTCTTAACTGGCAGGGGCTTGAACTACATCACCACCAATAACTTCCCAACTCTATAGTTTTCTGACTCTATGGTCTTTAGGAGAACTTGGCTGAGGAAATCTCCAACTCAGATCatgaggtacagtggtgcctcgggttacgaaattaattcgttccgccattcccttcgtaacgctaaaatttcgtaacccgaaatagcgctggaagcctatagcatttgaatttcgcgccgaaatgaatttcgtaacccgaaaaatatttcgtaacccgaaacagtttttgccaatccaactttttcgtatcctggaaatttcgtaacccgcgcatttcgtatcccgaggtaccactgtacgtcTCAGAGCAAGTGGAGGCCCACCTGTTGGAGACTGTTTAGGCAGAAGAGATTTACAGTCAAACGAGGGTTCAAAGCCCATCAACTCTTCCACGGCAGGATCAGGACCAGCACCAACTGGAGAAGGAAATGCTGCAGAGATCAATACAAGGAGAAAATTCAGAAGGCCTTAATCTTCCtaccattgttttaaaaatatttggaaataacaTTCTAAGGCAGATGGCCAAAGGACTGCTCTTCGCTCCTGAAGAAGAAGCTGATTGAGGCCTCACTGTCAGTATGACAGCATGCTTATCACACATGCAAACTGCTGCTCAATTGCAAACTCATACAAATCATTCCAAGTACCAGGCATGGGGCTTCTATTTAAGAAAAAAGAGTCAGGCCTGGATCTCCTGGTCAGTAATTACACAGGTGGGTGAGCACCATACCTCTTGTCCGCCTTCCCCCCAACCTGAGGCTTAGCATGCAGGGACCATGCTGCCAGAAATGCTCAGAAGACAAACCACTTTGGGGCAGGATGTACCCCTTTCTGCTTCACACAGCTATCCTGTTCAGCCATCCAATGAGCATGCCTGTGATAGTGAGGGAGAATGAGTGGAGGCCCATATATCAAAGCCAACTATGTTTTTTTGCTCTCACCTGCCGGCGGAGATGGCTTCACCTCAGGTAGTTTTGGCTGCCCTGTGAAGTCCACTAGTCCTGTGGAGGGGCTTCCCAACATATGCATCTCTGCCACTTCAGGGATCTTGCTGGGAACTAAGAGAGAGGTAAACCATTGACACAGTAGACAAGTTGGGGCCAGCAGCCTGTCCgggcttttgttttgctttacctGAAATCTAAACATTATGACTTCCACACAGGATGGtatcaagagaaagaaaaaatggaatgtaGGAAACAATGATCATTTAAAGTTCTGAGCCTAAGAGGTGTGTGGGTGCACATAGATCCCACCGATCTCTCACTGTCAGTGCTCTCCTACCTGATGTCCTTTTAGGGCAAGGGAAGAGGGACTTTAGCACTTTCACCTATGGATGGGAGCAAGAAGGTACAGGGAGATGGAAGGTGCCAGACTGGATTGGGCAGTCAAACTGTCACTCCACCTCTCTCTCACTTCCAGCTTAAGTTAGGCTGGAGGACAAGGATAGTCCATCCTCTTAGGTGTAAAGCCAGAGATTCTGGAAAGTGTTGGCTGATGCTGCTTTCTCCTGCCTccacctctctccccccccccccaactatgaGCTTCCACACTTTTAGACCATAGTCTTGTATTGCAGAGCACAGCGTAAAATCCAAGGTCACTTCATACCTGGAGGAAGGGGTTGGGGGTCAGAGGAGTGTCCGGCTCAGCctccatagccagacacaaaTGGATGGCGTCTCCCCCTGAGATCCACTGGGGTCTCCTGAGATCTCTGTGGATGATGCCATCATTCTGCATCTGACTATAAGGACATAACCCAACACTTCTCTGGCTGGGACGGGGCTGCAGAGTGAATCCTGAGAGGGCTTTGGTCATTCTGGACAGAGCAAGAAAATGCCAATTCCGCAATTACCCAAAAAAAGACACATACAGGTGAAATGTTCAATTAAAATGACAGTTTATATCTAATACATCCAATTCAGCTCATTTAAAACTTGGGAACTAGAACCAGGACTATTGTCAGGGAACAGAGTTCAAAGTCccactgagaatttttttttaaattgtcatttAACTTTGGGCATCCCAGACTCTTTCATGCAGTAGTCTTGGTGAAAAAGGACacgttgcttacctgtaactgtagttcttcgagtggtcatttgcgaatccacacaaatgggttattctgtgcctgcgcagcatttccggatcctactggaattgctagggaagactttttggcggtagctccgcccatcctctatataggcaggaggtcttcccaccctttctcagttccaaaaaggttcgccatcagaGCAGACAAGAGAGAAGGACACGACAGAGAGGAGAATGGGCGGggtttgtgtggattcgcagatgaccactcgaagaaggacaggttgcttacctgtaacggtatttcttcgagtggtcatctgcgaatacatacaaatgggttgtactgtgcctgcgcagtgctgcttgaaaacttctagaatcactggacaaagttaactttgcaacttttagtaactttttggcagtacagtgcgcccgcgccatacgcgggcgcgccatacgcagccttgagcatacgtgctcaagctgcggggcgcgcATGGGGAggagcgtcccattcaattgaatgggcacgcgcgcccgttgtgccccgcgcgcgcccgcGCCGCTGcaccaccgcgcacgagccccattgtttccaatggggctcgagcataggcggaattcgccttatgcggagggatccggaacggatccccgcgtaaggcaaagaTGCACTGTAGCTCTGTctatcccttataaagcccctggtttcccgctctttccccagttccgcaattaaCGCTGTGTGAGCGACATGAGAATGAAccaatgaagagcaggacactgaggggagggcggacgggatttgtatgtatttgcagatgaccactcaaagaaataccattacaggtaagcaacctgtccttcttcttcgtggtctctgcgaatcata from Sceloporus undulatus isolate JIND9_A2432 ecotype Alabama chromosome 6, SceUnd_v1.1, whole genome shotgun sequence carries:
- the LOC121934166 gene encoding titin-like isoform X14; the encoded protein is MDEQMSYKEFLDRNSSWTMDDRHHFESQPVFKPMDITEPFKMNREDVLSDLLLLPQEMMSVPPFGEYFGASEEGPAPFGAAGVPEQPHSLGAPHSPANIFDPLAFLGGASGAGMLLNQSQAAPGQGMGSPEDFWLGSQHLMAGQGAPFFEPPVPSKIPEVAEMHMLGSPSTGLVDFTGQPKLPEVKPSPPAAFPSPVGAGPDPAVEELMGFEPSFDCKSLLPKQSPTGFPEAAATKEPKVKTMDTTSPGAGSSSALGNPGESKPLPGQHKEKEESSQSPSKEEASKTSSSKKVEEVKSPLSLQAEEKAAATQPLGPKAEDGKPSLTLSTEKKESKLPSPSAEEPKPAAAAQHIENASETKDSPTQLVQEVADKPSTHKTEEVKVFPPKQAEKVEENKAPSAPKHPEKPEDSKSPSAPKHPEKPEETKSPVPKHPEKPEESKSPSASKYPEKPEESKSPSNPKHPEKSEESKSPSAPKHPEKPEESKSPSAPKHPEKPEESKSPSASKHSEKPEESKSPSNPKHPEKPEESKASPREEVKTPTSLSQSVEQFPRLDKPDETNKKAPSASAEKPEEEKQPLPAKPVEHLLEPAVPSKETVSPGVSPADAKETLAEKPASVLAEAAKPKETPEPCPVQPAELIQGKGTLEPAGLPPAQIRQANKSSDHHRFSRTKPARVTASDAPEELLVGFPAQKSQDRGGEDPFSMAEYGYIAGTSPRSKASTRKAASQPFEFGEVPVLREGWDLETSAALKKKKKKPKQKRSQQVRVAEIMDSNSERLQAPCAPEPHKAELPLPEPHESMKGFFSASTEILGKEASSVLRDVQSLTSVPAKGKPTLQMEGPSQLGLDAKAGDFGGVEVMSDDSLMLLLKSKWGESSEEERKHQAQQNKQRSPTSPPVQASSVEVKSMESGRPPLKDLCSDLKPRAMVSREVEVRSAMPPVTSQKVAPALCGEGLAMKPKKEEKNEGIGKEVAKSLAEAQTIETTKGGGSSDKGKDRRLVASEPLPESGPTEVLLSANASEKLELGPAETLPSLETQSSPAKPLLPAQPIDSPKAPFTDMNKGACSCPLDQPPGPLPKLGNDQPKKRGNDGKSKRTKNHQPLLLEGKADSRKAPSAEESEWAARSIEAGFSNVVENKTVLGSGGLAEKPKKRSSEGKSRRAQFFLEAGNSSGHLQTEGGSPEHARERTDHRRAGTDPFTASQSLETSGDMAKLQNIATAPGMEKVSKASTRSIDRVDFPLSAYPFILEAPVKEADHPALLEAVAQAKGTVALDTGKGLHALESPTIPDPTSLLPESKPKKRSSDGKSKKSEKSPPEQPFLLETSGMSKPTKSSEITKDISSAAKDQVSGGAPFLEQLGSSHAQLPAAKQTEKDGGKKTEDLSIATDSSPSEQLPASNRERLNSESELMSKTKAAPFTDKGQEGKQKYDVENVIDPLTLHPELVAEEPKKLNSEGQGPQVHSILEAKPELVRPATVYHEMATTEEGKTKGLDHRLKEANTAGPAPVVSFGELPVVAKKEESRKDEPCLEKYFVLGAKEEAGIVLEAEREAKLKECSSPRSKKEGRAGGSEVANKQDPTSRPTKRDSDRKNKKAVSSPMQSIALQAKAEPSKGPGLAYPVGETEFVDENRNIKSLPPGHQVHWEEDAARFFEPFAPSVSPEEAVQGLGCPFLEGRLVGELSKEQPFPPEIPKDANKGDQKDQQELQVNLTNLEGTEAMVEASLLIKAGDETREKRKRSKRPPSDQLLTPDAGSGKDPAICSVSAEGGGMKLLSATQESGFSLTKPPVERVPKMDAGTEGGSFVGRGTNIPSVELPSLWENKKEAATLEALTAALVGGSAEVVTLVESNKGAAEERASGCLDGLGSKPRADKTLEDVPMEEAASADKPRDLSEHLQPDDANKPKITAPAQATSKEEASHPKEALELKEAQSPKPEAGESTTLLQGDQVAKGGKKEAKAKAPPQMKGYMRPTKSRGLPPPSLRVTAQEPGRRRPTKPDSPSLQRQEKAKPEEVKPATEVSTANDIAAPPSKELPPSPDKKAKTPASTPAAKPAAAKAKPVSTTAGTAPTATKRPASATPGQSKKATSPTAGPAAATTTTPKRPTTGSARPSTLTPKDAKPKGTEVKSPEKRTSPSKPPSATTPRPNAKSSPAGPRPSTALSSQSASSPRSTATSPPKRPSTIKTDTKPTDAKKTTTKSPSADLSRPKSAPASTSPSPAPGGAATATSAATGRPKAKPAVPKASGMANVTTDAKKASTLKTAPKTSSAPKPPRPTTSVSAPDLKNVRSKIGSTDNIKHQPGGGRAKVEKKADSAGAARKPELNAVSKMAPTKTAVSKEGAQKQPNGKVQIVSKKANYSHVQSKCGSKDNIKHVPGGGNVPNAPKPATGSHSQPSTAPKPSQGSTNVQILSKKIDLSKVSSKCGSKANIKHKPGGGDVKIENQKLNFKEKAQAKVGSLDNVGHVPAGGTVKIESHKLKFREKGKARTDHGVDSTVVSNNNPPVFSGGTSPRRSTSVSESLGSAASSSLPPPPPPLLLPPWQAPLSEDETSATLSQQGL
- the LOC121934166 gene encoding titin-like isoform X13, which codes for MSTGKIMDEQMSYKEFLDRNSSWTMDDRHHFESQPVFKPMDITEPFKMNREDVLSDLLLLPQEMMSVPPFGEYFGASEEGPAPFGAAGVPEQPHSLGAPHSPANIFDPLAFLGGASGAGMLLNQSQAAPGQGMGSPEDFWLGSQHLMAGQGAPFFEPPVPSKIPEVAEMHMLGSPSTGLVDFTGQPKLPEVKPSPPAAFPSPVGAGPDPAVEELMGFEPSFDCKSLLPKQSPTGFPEAAATKEPKVKTMDTTSPGAGSSSALGNPGESKPLPGQHKEKEESSQSPSKEEASKTSSSKKVEEVKSPLSLQAEEKAAATQPLGPKAEDGKPSLTLSTEKKESKLPSPSAEEPKPAAAAQHIENASETKDSPTQLVQEVADKPSTHKTEEVKVFPPKQAEKVEENKAPSAPKHPEKPEDSKSPSAPKHPEKPEETKSPVPKHPEKPEESKSPSASKYPEKPEESKSPSNPKHPEKSEESKSPSAPKHPEKPEESKSPSAPKHPEKPEESKSPSASKHSEKPEESKSPSNPKHPEKPEESKASPREEVKTPTSLSQSVEQFPRLDKPDETNKKAPSASAEKPEEEKQPLPAKPVEHLLEPAVPSKETVSPGVSPADAKETLAEKPASVLAEAAKPKETPEPCPVQPAELIQGKGTLEPAGLPPAQIRQANKSSDHHRFSRTKPARVTASDAPEELLVGFPAQKSQDRGGEDPFSMAEYGYIAGTSPRSKASTRKAASQPFEFGEVPVLREGWDLETSAALKKKKKKPKQKRSQQVRVAEIMDSNSERLQAPCAPEPHKAELPLPEPHESMKGFFSASTEILGKEASSVLRDVQSLTSVPAKGKPTLQMEGPSQLGLDAKAGDFGGVEVMSDDSLMLLLKSKWGESSEEERKHQAQQNKQRSPTSPPVQASSVEVKSMESGRPPLKDLCSDLKPRAMVSREVEVRSAMPPVTSQKVAPALCGEGLAMKPKKEEKNEGIGKEVAKSLAEAQTIETTKGGGSSDKGKDRRLVASEPLPESGPTEVLLSANASEKLELGPAETLPSLETQSSPAKPLLPAQPIDSPKAPFTDMNKGACSCPLDQPPGPLPKLGNDQPKKRGNDGKSKRTKNHQPLLLEGKADSRKAPSAEESEWAARSIEAGFSNVVENKTVLGSGGLAEKPKKRSSEGKSRRAQFFLEAGNSSGHLQTEGGSPEHARERTDHRRAGTDPFTASQSLETSGDMAKLQNIATAPGMEKVSKASTRSIDRVDFPLSAYPFILEAPVKEADHPALLEAVAQAKGTVALDTGKGLHALESPTIPDPTSLLPESKPKKRSSDGKSKKSEKSPPEQPFLLETSGMSKPTKSSEITKDISSAAKDQVSGGAPFLEQLGSSHAQLPAAKQTEKDGGKKTEDLSIATDSSPSEQLPASNRERLNSESELMSKTKAAPFTDKGQEGKQKYDVENVIDPLTLHPELVAEEPKKLNSEGQGPQVHSILEAKPELVRPATVYHEMATTEEGKTKGLDHRLKEANTAGPAPVVSFGELPVVAKKEESRKDEPCLEKYFVLGAKEEAGIVLEAEREAKLKECSSPRSKKEGRAGGSEVANKQDPTSRPTKRDSDRKNKKAVSSPMQSIALQAKAEPSKGPGLAYPVGETEFVDENRNIKSLPPGHQVHWEEDAARFFEPFAPSVSPEEAVQGLGCPFLEGRLVGELSKEQPFPPEIPKDANKGDQKDQQELQVNLTNLEGTEAMVEASLLIKAGDETREKRKRSKRPPSDQLLTPDAGSGKDPAICSVSAEGGGMKLLSATQESGFSLTKPPVERVPKMDAGTEGGSFVGRGTNIPSVELPSLWENKKEAATLEALTAALVGGSAEVVTLVESNKGAAEERASGCLDGLGSKPRADKTLEDVPMEEAASADKPRDLSEHLQPDDANKPKITAPAQATSKEEASHPKEALELKEAQSPKPEAGESTTLLQGDQVAKGGKKEAKAKAPPQMKGYMRPTKSRGLPPPSLRVTAQEPGRRRPTKPDSPSLQRQEKAKPEEVKPATEVSTANDIAAPPSKELPPSPDKKAKTPASTPAAKPAAAKAKPVSTTAGTAPTATKRPASATPGQSKKATSPTAGPAAATTTTPKRPTTGSARPSTLTPKDAKPKGTEVKSPEKRTSPSKPPSATTPRPNAKSSPAGPRPSTALSSQSASSPRSTATSPPKRPSTIKTDTKPTDAKKTTTKSPSADLSRPKSAPASTSPSPAPGGAATATSAATGRPKAKPAVPKASGMANVTTDAKKASTLKTAPKTSSAPKPPRPTTSVSAPDLKNVRSKIGSTDNIKHQPGGGRAKVEKKADSAGAARKPELNAVSKMAPTKTAVSKEGAQKQPNGKVQIVSKKANYSHVQSKCGSKDNIKHVPGGGNVPNAPKPATGSHSQPSTAPKPSQGSTNVQILSKKIDLSKVSSKCGSKANIKHKPGGGDVKIENQKLNFKEKAQAKVGSLDNVGHVPAGGTVKIESHKLKFREKGKARTDHGVDSTVVSNNNPPVFSGGTSPRRSTSVSESLGSAASSSLPPPPPPLLLPPWQAPLSEDETSATLSQQGL